The window AAAAAAAAAACCCCCCCGAGACTAACCAACGTCCCCTACTTGATGCCGACAACGTAGACGAGGAAGCTTTCCTGTTGTTCTACGTCTTTGCCGGTCATGTCTTCGTATTCGCCGGAGCCGTAGAGCATTTCTTCGTCGTCATCGTCGTCGTCGTCTTCGAGTTGTTCCCAGTAGACCTTGGTGCCGGCGAAACCGACTTCCCCCAGCAGGTCGATGAGCTCGGGGATCGACCAGAGGCGCCAATCGTAGGTGAAGGCCTTTTCGATGCTGGAGCCGTCGGGGAAGCGGAAGTGGATGTAGCAAAGCGTCTCGGCGGTCAGCGGGTTGAACTTGTTTTGATCCCAGACGTACTCGTACCCGTCGCACTCTCGTTCTTCGTCGGTGACTGCGGTAGCTTCGGTGCCGCCGTAGATCTCGAGGAAGAGAAGTCCGTCCTTGGTGAGACCGTCCCGCGCAAGGGAGAGATACTGCTTCAGCTCTTCGCGCTGCTTGAAGACGCAGAAGCTGAAATTGCAGGCGGCGGTGACGTCGGCCTTCTCCGCGCGCGGCTCGAGGACGTTCGCGGTGTGAACCGTGAGACGATCACCGAGCTTTCGGGCGTTGGGAAGAAAATGATGCTCGCGTCCCCAGTCGATGGTCGGCTGATCGAGATCGACTCCGATCGCGGTTCGATCCGGATGACTGAGACACCATTCGATCGCCATCTTGGCGGTGCCGCAGAAATCTTCACGTAAGACGAGAGCCTTGTGACCGCGAAGCTTCTTGAACGTATCCCCGAAGAATTCGACGTCTTCCTCGGGACATTGGACGGAGTCTTCGTAGAGGGCATGGCGGTCGGCCTTCTCGGCCATCGTCCGCTTCCCCTTCTTACCCGAGTTGTCTTTGTCCTTGTGCTTCTTGTCTTTCTTCTTCGCCACGGCTGCACCTTGTCCCATCGTGCCCAACAGGAAGCGCAAACGCCGGATATTCTCAAGAGCCATGCCCTTTGACTCGGCTCCGCGCGAGTGAGATTTCGGAACGATGGGTGCGAACGCGACAGCGAAGGTTCACGGGGTCCTGCTGGCGGCAGGGCTCGCCCTGATCACGGCGACAGGCGCGGAGGCGCAGATCGGCCCCGGCGAGTTCGACGAACCGGCCGGCGAGGTCCCCAGCATCGGGGAAGGC of the Candidatus Binatia bacterium genome contains:
- a CDS encoding class I SAM-dependent methyltransferase encodes the protein MAKKKDKKHKDKDNSGKKGKRTMAEKADRHALYEDSVQCPEEDVEFFGDTFKKLRGHKALVLREDFCGTAKMAIEWCLSHPDRTAIGVDLDQPTIDWGREHHFLPNARKLGDRLTVHTANVLEPRAEKADVTAACNFSFCVFKQREELKQYLSLARDGLTKDGLLFLEIYGGTEATAVTDEERECDGYEYVWDQNKFNPLTAETLCYIHFRFPDGSSIEKAFTYDWRLWSIPELIDLLGEVGFAGTKVYWEQLEDDDDDDDEEMLYGSGEYEDMTGKDVEQQESFLVYVVGIK